The Athalia rosae chromosome 4, iyAthRosa1.1, whole genome shotgun sequence DNA segment cgataatttCAGCATGTTCAACGTGAGCCACAACGACACCATGGAGCCAAATTGTGACGCCGATTTGCCGATAGTATCACTGGTAACGCAAATACTCTACGCGATAGTGTGCATCGTCGGTCTCCTCGGTAACACCCTGGTGATATACGTTGTGTTGAGGTTTTCAAAAATGCAAACAGTCACGAATATGTACATAGTTAATCTGGCGATCGCCGACGAGTGTTTTTTAATCGGCATTCCATTCCTCGTTACCACGATGAGCCTACAATCCTGGACTTTTGGTAAAATAATGTGCAAGGCCTACATGATTTCCACAAGTATAAATCAGTTCACCAGCAGCATATTCCTGTTCATAATGAGCGCCGATCGTTACATTGCCGTTTGTCACCCCATATCATCTCCGAAAGTAAGGACGCCATTTATATCGAAAGTGGTATCTTTCACAGCGTGGGCTACCAGCGCACTCTTCATGATACCTGTATTCCTCTACGCTAATACCATGGAATCCGCGGGTGTTATAAGTTGCAATATATTATGGCCGGATAACGACAACCAAGGGGGTCAGACGACGTTTACATTGTACACATTTATCTTGGGTTTCGCGATCCCCTTGATTcttatattaattttctacTTCCTCGTTATCCGCAAGCTTCGGACGGTCGGACCGAAGAATAAatcgaaggagaagaaaaggtCGCACAGGAAGGTCACCAAACTGGTGTTGACGGTGATAACGGTGTACGTCCTCTGCTGGTTA contains these protein-coding regions:
- the LOC105688748 gene encoding somatostatin receptor type 2-like, producing the protein MASTESLSSEIMLNCSSCTTGNSIFDNFSMFNVSHNDTMEPNCDADLPIVSLVTQILYAIVCIVGLLGNTLVIYVVLRFSKMQTVTNMYIVNLAIADECFLIGIPFLVTTMSLQSWTFGKIMCKAYMISTSINQFTSSIFLFIMSADRYIAVCHPISSPKVRTPFISKVVSFTAWATSALFMIPVFLYANTMESAGVISCNILWPDNDNQGGQTTFTLYTFILGFAIPLILILIFYFLVIRKLRTVGPKNKSKEKKRSHRKVTKLVLTVITVYVLCWLPYWLTQVALIYTPPKQCQSRVIITTFLLAGFLSYSNSAMNPILYAFLSDNFKKSFLKACTCAAGKDVNATLHIENSVFPRKNKANAERLQPNKVTSGHSRGDLEDEEGERGLLISKAEHSTTAVTMTSRSNITVTSESRDQGMQGKDSSGAKEPGKDTALQKNGAQLTLLTQV